AGGATGACCGGCGCCACGTCGCGCGTGCCCGCGATGCCAACGATGCCGCACATATTCAAATCCTTTCGTCGGCTGTCATTTCCGCGAAGGCGGGAATCCGGTGTCGCCCGCCCCACTGGATGCCCGCCTTCGCGGGCATGACAGGTTTGTTTGCTCACAAGACACGTTCATCGCCGGTCCACCCTGAACAAGAACTGAACGCGGCTATTTCTTCTTCGCGGCCTTTTCGGCCATCTTGCGGGTGCGGAATTTCTCCGCCCAGCCGGGAATGTCTTTCTGCTCGGCGCGGGTGACGGCGAGACTGTCCTTCGCCACGGCCCTGGTGACCACCGAACCGGCGCCGACATAGGCGCCGTCGGCCACCGTCACCGGCGCGACCAGCGCGCTGTTCGAACCGATGAAGGCCCCGGCGCCGATGTCGGTGTGGTGCTTGTCGAAGCCGTCGTAGTTGCAGGTGATGGTGCCGGCGCCGATATTCGCGCCCGCACCGACCCGCGCATCGCCCAGATAGCTCAGATGGTTCGCCTTGGCGCCTTTTTCGATGCGGGCGTTCTTCACCTCGACGAAATTGCCGACATGGACGTCTTCCTCCAGTACCGCGCCGGGGCGCAGCCGCGCATAAGGACCGACCACCGCGCCGGCGCCGACGACGGCGCCTTCGAGATGGGAATGGGACTTGATCTGCGCGCCGCTCCTCACCGTGACGCCGGGGCCGAAGACGATATAGGGGCCGACATGGCAGTCGGGCTCGAGCACCGTATCATACGACAGAAACACCGTCTCCGGCGCGGTCATGCCGACCCCGGCGTCCAGCGCGCGGGCGCGCAAACGGGCCTGCATCGCCGCTTCGGCCGCCGCGAGCTCGGCCCTGGAGTTCACGCCCATGGTCTCGGCTTCCGCCACCACCACCACGGCACAGCCCACGCCGTCGGCCCGCGCGATGGTGGGGATGTCGGTGAGGTAGAATTCCTTCTGGACGTTGGCGTCCTTCAGCTCCCCGGCCCAGCGGAAGAAACTCTTCGCGTTCGCGGCCATGATGCCGGCGTTGCACAGCGTCACCTTCTGTTCGGCGGCGTTGGCGTCGCGATACTCCACGATGCGGTCGAGCAGCCCGTCGCCGCGGGTGATGACCCGGCCATACGTCTTGCTCTGGGACTCGAAGGCGACGA
The nucleotide sequence above comes from Rhizomicrobium sp.. Encoded proteins:
- the glmU gene encoding bifunctional UDP-N-acetylglucosamine diphosphorylase/glucosamine-1-phosphate N-acetyltransferase GlmU; translated protein: MARACIILAAGQGTRMKSATPKVMHAVAGLPILGHVIAAARGAGAERIVVVIAPGAAEVKAFAEKLGAETAVQDKQLGTGHAARCAAEALQDFAGTLVVTYGDMPIVTAATFEASFAAQARTGMAIVAFESQSKTYGRVITRGDGLLDRIVEYRDANAAEQKVTLCNAGIMAANAKSFFRWAGELKDANVQKEFYLTDIPTIARADGVGCAVVVVAEAETMGVNSRAELAAAEAAMQARLRARALDAGVGMTAPETVFLSYDTVLEPDCHVGPYIVFGPGVTVRSGAQIKSHSHLEGAVVGAGAVVGPYARLRPGAVLEEDVHVGNFVEVKNARIEKGAKANHLSYLGDARVGAGANIGAGTITCNYDGFDKHHTDIGAGAFIGSNSALVAPVTVADGAYVGAGSVVTRAVAKDSLAVTRAEQKDIPGWAEKFRTRKMAEKAAKKK